One segment of Pseudodesulfovibrio sp. 5S69 DNA contains the following:
- a CDS encoding MoaD/ThiS family protein gives MGIELKCFATLRDYLPENSDDYPVEPGETIRSLVIRLGIPEKDVTIMFINSRFSTLDSEIKDGDRVGLFPPVGGG, from the coding sequence ATGGGAATAGAACTCAAATGTTTTGCTACCCTGAGGGATTACCTGCCGGAAAACAGCGACGACTACCCCGTTGAACCGGGCGAGACCATCCGCTCCCTGGTGATCCGGCTCGGCATCCCGGAGAAGGACGTGACCATCATGTTCATCAATTCCCGGTTCTCCACTCTGGACAGCGAGATCAAGGACGGCGACCGCGTAGGACTGTTTCCCCCGGTGGGCGGAGGCTAG
- a CDS encoding aldehyde ferredoxin oxidoreductase family protein, with amino-acid sequence MSKILRINCRTKEYTYEDAGPYVGLGGRALTSRVINKEVPATCHPLSAENKLVFATGLMGGSTAANSGRLSVGTKSPLTGGIKESNSGGLFAHKMPKMGLKAIILEDKPAEDAPFSTLFITEDKVEFRDASDISGLDTYPGHDKLLAQYGDKLCAAMIGPAGETLRKTATIQFTDPYKRPARSAGRGGTGAVLGSKKIKAIVLDPAVNVKVSAADMDAFKQARSTWVSILKGHPVTSQGLPAYGTSVLVNIINEAGAMPTKNFRYGQCEHAAEISGEKIADLIKERGGKTTEGCHTGCIIQCSQQYNDADGNYVTSGFEYETVWALGANSLIKDLDDIALMDRICDEKGMDTIEIGNTVAVAMDGGIIPWGDGKAAIELLKKVGTNDPLGMIIGNGVDFAGGAFGVERLPTVKGQSMPAYDPRAVKGVGVTYATTPMGADHTAGYGVTANCLGVGGTIDGHKKEGNVELSKNLQVATAAIDSMGFCLFVAFAVLDSENGVQTMADLVQSWTGNAFSVDDLVALGAGALQDELDFNERAGFSKIDDQLPRFFETDPLPPHNVTWDYTVDELQDAKV; translated from the coding sequence ATGTCAAAAATTTTGCGAATCAACTGTCGGACAAAGGAATACACTTACGAGGACGCCGGTCCCTACGTCGGCCTTGGCGGCCGCGCCCTGACCTCCAGGGTCATCAACAAGGAAGTCCCGGCCACCTGCCATCCCCTGTCCGCCGAAAACAAACTGGTTTTCGCCACCGGCCTGATGGGCGGTTCCACCGCTGCCAACTCCGGCCGTCTGTCCGTGGGCACCAAGTCCCCCCTGACCGGCGGCATCAAGGAGTCCAACTCCGGCGGCCTGTTCGCCCACAAGATGCCCAAGATGGGCCTCAAGGCCATCATTCTCGAGGACAAGCCCGCCGAAGATGCGCCCTTCTCCACCCTGTTCATCACCGAGGACAAGGTCGAATTTCGCGACGCCTCCGACATCAGCGGCCTGGACACCTACCCCGGCCATGACAAACTTCTGGCCCAGTACGGCGACAAGCTCTGCGCGGCCATGATCGGCCCCGCCGGCGAGACTCTGCGCAAGACCGCCACCATCCAGTTCACCGACCCATACAAACGGCCCGCCCGCTCGGCCGGTCGCGGCGGCACCGGCGCGGTCCTCGGCTCCAAGAAGATCAAGGCCATCGTCCTCGACCCCGCGGTCAACGTGAAGGTCTCGGCCGCCGACATGGACGCCTTCAAGCAGGCCCGCTCCACCTGGGTCTCCATCCTCAAGGGCCACCCCGTCACGTCCCAGGGCCTGCCCGCCTACGGCACCTCCGTGCTGGTCAACATCATCAACGAGGCGGGCGCCATGCCCACCAAGAACTTCCGCTACGGCCAGTGCGAGCACGCCGCCGAGATCTCCGGCGAAAAAATCGCCGACCTGATCAAGGAGCGCGGCGGCAAGACCACCGAGGGTTGCCACACCGGCTGCATCATCCAGTGCTCCCAGCAGTACAACGACGCCGACGGCAACTACGTGACCTCCGGCTTCGAGTACGAAACCGTCTGGGCCCTGGGCGCCAACTCCCTGATCAAAGACCTCGACGACATCGCCCTCATGGACCGCATCTGCGACGAAAAGGGCATGGACACCATCGAGATCGGCAACACCGTGGCCGTGGCCATGGACGGCGGTATCATCCCCTGGGGTGACGGCAAGGCCGCCATCGAACTGCTCAAGAAGGTCGGCACCAACGATCCCCTGGGCATGATCATCGGCAACGGCGTGGACTTCGCCGGCGGGGCCTTCGGCGTGGAACGCCTGCCCACCGTCAAAGGCCAGTCCATGCCCGCCTACGACCCGCGCGCCGTCAAGGGCGTGGGCGTGACCTACGCCACCACCCCCATGGGTGCCGACCACACCGCCGGTTACGGCGTCACCGCTAACTGCCTGGGCGTGGGCGGCACCATCGACGGCCACAAGAAGGAAGGCAACGTCGAGCTGTCCAAGAATCTCCAGGTGGCCACCGCCGCCATCGACTCCATGGGCTTCTGCCTGTTCGTGGCCTTCGCGGTCCTGGATTCCGAGAACGGCGTCCAGACCATGGCCGACCTGGTCCAGTCCTGGACCGGCAACGCCTTCTCCGTGGACGACCTGGTCGCCCTGGGCGCCGGCGCCTTGCAGGACGAACTGGACTTCAACGAGCGCGCGGGCTTCTCCAAGATCGACGACCAACTGCCCCGCTTCTTCGAGACCGACCCCCTGCCGCCTCACAACGTCACCTGGGATTACACCGTGGATGAGCTCCAGGACGCCAAGGTCTAA
- a CDS encoding SDR family oxidoreductase: MNTTSKTAIVTGGSGGIGKAISLRLAQDGFAVALNYIGNREQADRTVADIKGMGGNALAVQGDVGNVEDMERLFDTARETFGGVDVVVNSAGIMPMVPIQEADMDAFDRVINVNLRGTFIVLGLAAKRLERGGRIIALSSSVIALAYPGYGPYIASKAGVEGLVRVLANEMRGRGISVNAIAPGPIGTDLFLKGKTEEQIARISSLAPLEPRLGTPDEIAATVSFLAGPDGTWVNAQVLRVNGGVA; this comes from the coding sequence ATGAACACAACAAGCAAGACGGCTATTGTCACCGGCGGTTCAGGCGGTATCGGAAAGGCGATTTCACTTCGTCTCGCACAGGACGGGTTCGCCGTGGCGCTGAATTATATCGGCAACAGGGAACAGGCGGACCGGACGGTCGCCGACATCAAGGGCATGGGCGGCAACGCTCTGGCCGTCCAGGGCGATGTCGGCAACGTCGAGGACATGGAACGGCTGTTCGATACAGCCAGGGAGACCTTCGGCGGTGTCGACGTTGTCGTGAACAGCGCGGGGATCATGCCCATGGTGCCCATCCAGGAAGCGGACATGGACGCTTTCGACAGGGTCATCAACGTCAATCTCCGGGGGACGTTCATCGTTCTGGGATTGGCAGCCAAACGCCTTGAACGAGGCGGGCGGATCATCGCCCTGTCCTCAAGCGTCATTGCCCTCGCGTATCCGGGATACGGCCCGTACATCGCTTCCAAGGCCGGTGTCGAGGGACTTGTGCGCGTGCTGGCCAACGAGATGCGCGGCCGGGGCATCTCCGTCAACGCCATTGCCCCCGGCCCCATCGGCACCGACCTGTTCCTGAAAGGAAAGACCGAGGAGCAAATCGCCCGCATCAGTAGCCTGGCGCCTCTGGAGCCCAGGCTCGGCACACCCGATGAGATCGCCGCCACGGTGTCGTTTCTGGCCGGGCCGGACGGAACCTGGGTCAATGCACAGGTTCTGCGCGTGAATGGAGGGGTTGCCTGA
- a CDS encoding TetR/AcrR family transcriptional regulator — protein sequence MPKTGLSSEEMVERTIEIAQDTIRQVGLDRFRLVDVAKGLGVTHAALYNHFPSKGAILDAISERWLNEMDEAMERVARTGGPSRLAILEWFMAYHRQKRNKVMRDPELYRSFNMAVEADKPFVLRHLENLHDQLLSLLERGADSGELDIALPERAMEVLFEATASFHHPVLVLEHKDEDRELLLQRVVSAVLAGLSATR from the coding sequence ATGCCGAAGACCGGATTGAGTTCAGAGGAGATGGTCGAGAGGACCATTGAAATCGCCCAGGATACCATACGCCAGGTCGGCCTGGACAGGTTCCGGCTTGTGGATGTCGCCAAAGGGTTGGGGGTGACCCATGCTGCCTTGTATAACCACTTCCCGAGCAAGGGGGCTATTCTCGACGCCATCTCGGAGCGCTGGCTGAATGAGATGGATGAGGCAATGGAGCGGGTGGCCCGTACCGGCGGCCCTTCCCGGTTGGCCATCCTTGAATGGTTCATGGCGTATCACCGTCAAAAGCGGAACAAGGTCATGCGGGACCCTGAACTGTACCGGTCGTTCAACATGGCGGTGGAAGCGGACAAGCCCTTCGTGCTCCGCCATCTGGAGAATTTGCACGATCAGTTGCTGTCCCTGTTGGAGCGCGGTGCGGATTCCGGCGAGCTGGACATAGCGTTGCCCGAAAGAGCCATGGAAGTCCTCTTCGAGGCCACGGCCTCGTTCCACCATCCGGTTCTGGTTTTGGAACACAAGGACGAAGACAGGGAGCTTCTGCTGCAAAGGGTGGTCTCGGCCGTCCTTGCGGGCCTTTCGGCAACCCGGTGA
- a CDS encoding HesA/MoeB/ThiF family protein, with translation MGASLEESIRRLARPRTLPWGGTGAVLDVSDVTALAEEYGLPGHEIEALALSQDVTPARYLRNRQSVSREDQIRLLRASVAMVGLGGLGGSLLEQFLRLGIGRVRAADGDRFEASNLNRQALSSLDGLGRDKARAARLRADEINPSITLETHSEFLADETLPGFLDGCALAVDALGGLTMRGHLQRAAAGAGIPLVTGALAGWTGYVAVVMPGQTGPADLMGTDNGAEERLGCPAPAVNLVASLMALEVVNVLTGAPTLAGRMLVTDLRSYTFETISL, from the coding sequence TTGGGCGCCTCCCTCGAAGAATCCATCCGGCGCCTGGCCCGACCCCGCACCCTGCCCTGGGGCGGCACCGGAGCGGTCCTGGACGTGAGCGACGTGACCGCACTGGCCGAAGAATACGGCCTGCCCGGTCACGAGATCGAGGCCCTTGCCCTGAGCCAGGACGTCACACCAGCCCGCTACCTGCGCAACCGGCAATCCGTCTCCCGCGAGGACCAGATCCGTCTGCTGCGGGCAAGCGTCGCCATGGTCGGGCTCGGCGGCCTGGGCGGATCCCTGCTGGAGCAGTTCCTGCGCCTGGGCATCGGCCGCGTGCGCGCGGCGGACGGCGACCGGTTCGAGGCCTCCAACCTGAACCGCCAGGCCCTGTCAAGCCTGGACGGACTCGGCCGCGACAAGGCCCGTGCCGCCAGGCTGCGGGCCGATGAAATCAACCCCTCGATCACGCTGGAAACGCACTCGGAATTTCTCGCCGACGAGACCCTGCCGGGCTTTCTCGACGGCTGCGCGCTGGCCGTGGACGCCCTGGGCGGCCTGACCATGCGAGGCCATCTGCAACGGGCCGCGGCCGGGGCGGGCATCCCCCTGGTCACCGGAGCCCTGGCCGGATGGACCGGCTATGTGGCCGTGGTTATGCCGGGGCAGACCGGCCCGGCGGACCTCATGGGCACGGACAACGGTGCCGAGGAGCGCCTCGGCTGCCCCGCGCCGGCCGTGAACCTGGTGGCCTCGCTCATGGCCCTGGAGGTCGTCAACGTCCTGACCGGCGCGCCGACCTTGGCCGGGCGGATGCTTGTCACGGACCTGCGTTCGTACACATTCGAGACCATTTCGCTCTGA
- a CDS encoding energy-coupling factor ABC transporter ATP-binding protein, with amino-acid sequence MTSPLIALDNVRQRYSERTVLDIEHLEFGEGTITGLAGPNGSGKSTLLRLLAFLEPPAKGTITFLGQPASAKSTVNRQVTLLVQEPYLLKRTVFANVAYGLRIRSKNDIPSKVARALEVVGLDPAVFAKRQWFELSGGEVQRVALAARLVLKPKLLLMDEPTASLDAKSAELIHQAALSARDEYGAALIVASHDMTWLEAVTDHIHYLENGRLVRTV; translated from the coding sequence ATGACCTCGCCGCTGATCGCCCTCGACAACGTCCGGCAGCGCTATTCGGAACGAACCGTCCTGGACATCGAACACCTGGAGTTCGGGGAAGGAACCATCACCGGCCTGGCCGGTCCCAACGGCTCGGGCAAGTCCACCCTGCTCCGCCTGCTCGCCTTCCTGGAACCCCCGGCAAAGGGAACCATCACTTTTCTCGGCCAACCCGCTTCGGCCAAATCCACCGTGAACCGGCAGGTCACCCTGCTGGTCCAGGAACCCTACCTGCTCAAGCGCACGGTCTTCGCCAACGTGGCCTACGGCCTGCGGATCCGCAGCAAGAACGACATCCCGTCCAAGGTGGCCCGCGCCCTGGAGGTCGTCGGCCTCGACCCCGCAGTCTTCGCCAAACGGCAGTGGTTCGAGCTGTCCGGCGGCGAGGTGCAGCGAGTGGCTCTGGCAGCCCGGCTGGTTCTCAAGCCCAAGCTCCTGCTCATGGACGAGCCCACGGCCAGCCTGGACGCCAAGAGCGCCGAGCTGATCCATCAGGCCGCCCTGTCCGCCCGCGATGAATACGGCGCGGCCCTGATCGTGGCCAGCCATGACATGACCTGGCTCGAAGCGGTCACCGACCACATCCATTATCTCGAAAACGGCCGCCTGGTGCGGACCGTCTAA
- a CDS encoding ABC transporter permease, whose protein sequence is MEYLLEGFRQGILLLFSGDPEAYSAIWATVYASTLSMICSMAIGVPLGFLLGYKEFPGKKVVRTIVDTLLSFPTVVIGLVVYAFLTRNGPLGGTGLLFTIPGMAIGQTLLGLPIIVAMTANAVESLDKRLPMTLITLGASPAQMMWATVLEARYSIMLAAMAAYGRIVSEVGISMMVGGNIKWHTRTITTAIALETGKGEFAVGIALGMVLLAVALLVNIGAAGLKRRAVQ, encoded by the coding sequence ATGGAATATCTGCTTGAAGGCTTCCGGCAGGGGATTTTACTCCTCTTCTCGGGCGATCCAGAGGCCTATTCCGCCATTTGGGCCACGGTCTACGCCTCGACTCTGTCCATGATCTGCAGCATGGCCATAGGCGTGCCCCTGGGCTTCCTGCTCGGCTACAAGGAATTTCCCGGGAAGAAGGTCGTCCGCACCATTGTGGATACCCTGCTCTCCTTCCCCACCGTGGTCATCGGGCTGGTGGTCTACGCCTTCCTGACCCGCAACGGCCCTCTGGGCGGCACCGGCCTGCTCTTCACCATCCCCGGCATGGCCATCGGCCAGACCCTGCTCGGCCTGCCGATCATCGTGGCCATGACCGCCAATGCAGTGGAGTCACTGGACAAACGGCTGCCCATGACCCTGATCACGCTCGGCGCCAGCCCCGCTCAGATGATGTGGGCCACGGTCCTCGAAGCCCGCTACTCGATAATGCTCGCGGCCATGGCCGCCTACGGGCGCATCGTTTCCGAGGTGGGCATCTCCATGATGGTCGGCGGCAACATCAAGTGGCACACCCGGACCATCACCACGGCCATCGCACTGGAGACCGGCAAGGGCGAATTCGCCGTGGGCATCGCCCTGGGCATGGTCCTCCTGGCCGTGGCCCTGCTGGTCAACATCGGGGCCGCGGGCCTCAAAAGGCGGGCCGTCCAATGA
- a CDS encoding electron transport complex protein RnfA, with amino-acid sequence MDYFVLVIAAIFVNNIVLAQYLGNCPFIGTSKESGVALGMGLAVVFVATLAAVITWCVQEYLLAPNDLDYLQTIAFILVIAALVQFVEMFLKKAIPPLYKSLGIFLPLITTNCAVLGIAIICQREEFGLLQTFLFSMASGVGFMLALVLLAGIRERLDLARVPMAMRGTPLGLVMAGLMSLAFFAFKGMAS; translated from the coding sequence ATGGACTACTTCGTACTCGTCATCGCCGCCATCTTCGTCAACAACATCGTGTTGGCGCAGTATCTGGGCAACTGCCCGTTCATCGGCACGTCCAAGGAGTCGGGCGTGGCGCTCGGCATGGGGCTGGCTGTGGTCTTCGTGGCTACCCTGGCCGCGGTTATCACATGGTGCGTCCAGGAGTACCTGCTTGCGCCCAACGACCTCGACTATCTCCAGACCATCGCCTTCATCCTGGTCATCGCCGCCCTGGTCCAGTTCGTGGAGATGTTCCTGAAAAAGGCCATCCCGCCGCTGTACAAGTCGCTCGGCATCTTCCTGCCGCTGATCACCACCAACTGCGCGGTGCTCGGCATCGCCATCATCTGCCAGCGCGAGGAATTCGGCCTGCTCCAGACCTTCCTCTTCTCCATGGCCTCGGGCGTGGGCTTCATGCTCGCATTGGTGCTCCTGGCGGGCATCCGCGAGCGGCTGGACCTGGCCCGCGTACCCATGGCCATGCGGGGCACCCCGCTCGGCCTGGTCATGGCCGGGTTGATGTCCCTGGCCTTCTTCGCCTTCAAGGGCATGGCATCCTAG
- a CDS encoding substrate-binding domain-containing protein, producing the protein MKRLLIAALSCLIVMVMALPALAGPTLMMATTTSTANTGLLDELIVPKFLKDTGIEIKFVAVGTGKALKMAENCDVDVVLVHAPAAEKAYVDKGVLVDRKELMYNDFVIIGPASDPAGIKGMDVADALKTIARKQAVFASRGDNSGTNKKELSLWKAAGMAVPEKDAWYIQTGQGMLPTINIANEKNGYTMTDRGTYIKYADTKGGNPPLVVLVEGDKVLFNQYSALAVNTAKCKDAQYDLATKFINWMASPDTQKAIGNFKLLGKKLFIPNAK; encoded by the coding sequence ATGAAACGTTTGCTTATCGCCGCCCTGTCCTGCCTCATCGTCATGGTCATGGCCCTGCCCGCGCTGGCCGGCCCGACCCTGATGATGGCCACCACCACCAGCACCGCCAACACCGGCCTGCTGGACGAACTGATCGTTCCCAAATTCCTGAAAGATACCGGAATCGAGATCAAATTCGTGGCCGTGGGCACCGGCAAGGCCCTCAAAATGGCCGAGAACTGCGACGTAGACGTTGTCCTGGTCCATGCTCCGGCCGCTGAAAAGGCTTACGTGGACAAGGGCGTGCTCGTTGACCGCAAGGAACTCATGTACAACGACTTCGTCATCATCGGACCGGCCTCCGACCCGGCGGGCATCAAGGGCATGGACGTGGCCGACGCCCTGAAGACCATCGCCCGGAAGCAGGCCGTGTTCGCCAGCCGCGGCGACAACTCCGGCACCAACAAGAAGGAGCTCTCCCTGTGGAAGGCAGCCGGCATGGCCGTGCCCGAAAAGGACGCTTGGTACATCCAGACCGGCCAGGGCATGCTCCCGACCATCAACATCGCCAACGAAAAGAACGGCTACACCATGACCGACCGCGGCACCTACATCAAGTATGCGGACACCAAGGGCGGCAACCCGCCGCTGGTGGTCCTGGTCGAAGGCGACAAAGTCCTGTTCAATCAGTACAGCGCCCTGGCCGTGAACACCGCCAAATGCAAGGATGCCCAGTACGACCTGGCCACCAAATTCATCAACTGGATGGCCTCTCCGGACACCCAGAAGGCCATCGGCAACTTCAAGCTGCTTGGCAAGAAGCTGTTTATCCCCAACGCCAAATAG
- a CDS encoding electron transport complex subunit E — MSTLWKEFSKGLWHDLPPFKLVLGLCPTLAVTKTAYNGFGMGMAVIFVLALSNMLISMLRKVIPSKVRIACFIVVAASLVVCVELLMQAYAYPLYQQLGIFVPLIVVNCIILGRAEAFASKNPVLLSVADGLGMGMGFTLSLTFLGSLRELFGYGTWFGMHVMGGWFKPFGFMVEAPGAFVCLGVLLAGMNALTNWQRKTKGLEAVEGPVHDCKTCGMCASKPRM; from the coding sequence ATGAGCACATTGTGGAAGGAATTCTCGAAGGGACTGTGGCACGACCTGCCGCCGTTCAAGCTTGTTCTGGGGCTGTGTCCCACCCTGGCCGTGACCAAGACCGCCTACAACGGCTTCGGCATGGGCATGGCCGTCATCTTCGTCCTGGCCCTGTCCAACATGCTGATCTCCATGCTGCGCAAGGTCATCCCGAGCAAGGTGCGCATCGCCTGCTTCATCGTGGTCGCCGCCTCGCTGGTGGTCTGCGTGGAGCTGCTCATGCAGGCCTATGCCTATCCGCTGTACCAGCAGCTCGGCATCTTCGTACCGCTGATCGTGGTCAACTGCATCATCTTGGGTCGGGCCGAGGCCTTCGCCTCCAAGAACCCGGTCCTGCTGTCCGTGGCCGACGGCCTGGGCATGGGCATGGGTTTCACCCTGTCCCTGACCTTTCTCGGCTCCCTGCGCGAGCTGTTCGGCTACGGCACGTGGTTCGGCATGCACGTCATGGGCGGCTGGTTCAAACCCTTCGGCTTCATGGTCGAGGCCCCGGGCGCGTTCGTCTGCCTGGGCGTGCTGCTCGCGGGCATGAACGCCCTGACCAACTGGCAGCGGAAGACCAAGGGACTGGAGGCCGTCGAGGGCCCGGTCCACGACTGCAAGACCTGCGGCATGTGCGCCAGCAAACCGAGGATGTGA
- a CDS encoding winged helix-turn-helix domain-containing protein, which translates to MKRNPETILRLRVWLEQEDQTYIGIGSTLLLQQVEKLGSLRKAAEALGMSYRRAWGKLKNAEERIGKPLVEKTKGKGQRFNLSPYGREVMEKFLHFYLDVEEYATKRATELLEMDVKKSGEFYRDDME; encoded by the coding sequence ATGAAACGAAACCCCGAAACCATCCTGAGACTGCGCGTCTGGCTCGAACAAGAGGACCAAACCTACATAGGCATCGGCAGCACCCTGTTGCTCCAGCAAGTGGAAAAACTGGGATCGTTACGCAAGGCGGCTGAAGCCTTGGGCATGTCCTACAGGCGGGCATGGGGCAAGTTGAAGAACGCCGAAGAACGCATAGGCAAACCCCTGGTGGAGAAGACCAAGGGTAAGGGCCAGCGCTTCAACCTCTCGCCCTATGGCCGCGAAGTCATGGAGAAATTCCTGCATTTCTACTTGGATGTAGAGGAATACGCCACCAAGCGCGCCACGGAACTGCTCGAAATGGACGTCAAGAAATCCGGCGAATTCTACCGGGACGACATGGAATAA
- a CDS encoding STAS/SEC14 domain-containing protein, with protein MISVMEQSTTRMLAVRVSGKLSDDDYRDVWIPALEMIIRAHGKADALLYMDEDFTGWEPKALWDDAKFGMAHRKDFRRLAVVGGPAWVRWGVKLGELLMDCEVKLYPPEKLDQALDWICG; from the coding sequence ATGATCAGCGTTATGGAACAGTCCACGACCAGGATGCTGGCGGTCCGTGTCTCGGGCAAGCTCTCGGACGACGACTACCGGGACGTCTGGATTCCGGCCCTGGAGATGATCATCCGGGCGCACGGCAAGGCCGATGCCCTGCTGTACATGGACGAGGACTTCACGGGCTGGGAGCCCAAGGCCCTGTGGGACGACGCCAAATTCGGCATGGCCCACCGCAAGGATTTCCGCCGGCTGGCCGTGGTCGGCGGCCCGGCCTGGGTTCGCTGGGGCGTCAAGCTCGGCGAACTGCTCATGGACTGCGAGGTCAAACTGTATCCACCCGAGAAGCTGGACCAGGCCCTGGACTGGATATGCGGTTGA
- a CDS encoding FAD-dependent oxidoreductase codes for MITASVLILLGIGFTSAVILAVASKLLYVYEDPRIAQVENVLAGANCGGCGYPGCAGAAQGVVEGKAGATVCVVGGDAVAEKVAAIMGLEFSSMEKQIAFVDCTGGIRAEEVYRYAGVKDCRAQHMLYNGSKMCPEGCLGFGTCITACQFGAIEMGPNGYPVVDPNLCTACGGCEQVCPRGVITVWGMTARITHLNLETDCLAPCRQRCPGQINIPRYIEQVSRGDYAGALETIRERIPMPLSIGRVCPHPCEGVCRRGRVDEPVGINMIKRFAADWEMNSGTRLPISCAPDTGRKVAVVGGGPAGLSCAFFLRRLGHSPTIFESMPKLGGQLRYGIPEYRLPKAVLDWEIQGILDLGIDVRFEQFFGKDFTLDTLREEGFEAVFLGIGAWMNMNLRIENEDAEGVSTGTEFLTKVGLGVESGTGKKVVVVGGGNTAIDAARTSVRLGADVTLMYRRTRDEMPANMEEIIGAEEEGVKYLFLAAPTRIVKDGDGRVTHIEYIKMELGEPDQSGRRRPIPIEGSETLIEADTVYTAIGQKPELSCLYEDGVCQLEETRWRTLAADPDTLQTAMPHVFTGGDMHTGPALVITALGEGRKAARSIHQYLNGEPPHVDARTQRDMIPYTMFTDVPNVGYRERSEMPHLIECDERACTFGEIEGALSEAQAKRETCRCLRCGLTCYNRDMVDGQECADGDCVKNQ; via the coding sequence ATGATCACCGCTTCCGTACTCATCCTCCTCGGCATCGGGTTCACCTCCGCCGTCATCCTGGCGGTGGCCTCCAAGCTGCTCTACGTCTATGAGGACCCGCGCATCGCGCAGGTGGAGAACGTGCTGGCCGGAGCCAACTGCGGCGGATGCGGTTATCCCGGTTGCGCCGGAGCCGCCCAGGGCGTGGTCGAGGGCAAGGCCGGGGCCACGGTCTGCGTGGTCGGCGGCGATGCGGTGGCCGAAAAGGTGGCCGCCATCATGGGCCTGGAGTTCTCATCAATGGAAAAGCAGATCGCCTTTGTCGACTGCACCGGCGGCATCCGGGCCGAAGAGGTCTACAGGTACGCCGGGGTCAAGGACTGCCGCGCCCAGCACATGCTCTACAACGGCTCCAAGATGTGCCCCGAAGGCTGCCTCGGATTCGGGACCTGCATCACGGCCTGCCAGTTCGGAGCCATCGAGATGGGGCCCAACGGCTACCCCGTGGTGGACCCCAACCTGTGCACCGCCTGCGGCGGCTGCGAGCAGGTCTGCCCGCGCGGCGTAATCACGGTCTGGGGCATGACCGCGCGCATCACCCACCTGAACCTCGAAACCGACTGCCTGGCCCCGTGCCGCCAACGGTGCCCGGGCCAGATCAACATCCCCCGCTACATCGAACAGGTCTCCCGCGGCGACTACGCCGGGGCCCTGGAGACCATCCGCGAGCGCATCCCCATGCCCCTGTCCATCGGCCGGGTCTGCCCGCACCCCTGCGAGGGTGTCTGCCGCCGGGGCCGCGTGGACGAGCCGGTGGGCATCAACATGATCAAACGTTTCGCGGCGGACTGGGAGATGAACTCCGGGACCCGCCTGCCCATCTCCTGCGCCCCGGACACCGGACGCAAGGTGGCCGTGGTCGGCGGCGGCCCCGCCGGGCTGTCCTGCGCCTTCTTTCTGCGCCGTCTGGGCCACAGCCCGACCATCTTCGAGTCCATGCCCAAGCTGGGTGGTCAACTGCGCTACGGCATCCCGGAATACCGGCTGCCCAAGGCCGTGCTGGACTGGGAGATCCAGGGCATCCTGGACCTGGGCATCGACGTGCGCTTCGAACAGTTTTTCGGCAAGGACTTCACCCTGGACACCCTGCGCGAGGAGGGCTTCGAGGCCGTGTTCCTCGGCATCGGGGCGTGGATGAACATGAATCTGCGCATCGAGAACGAGGACGCCGAGGGCGTCTCCACGGGCACCGAGTTCCTGACCAAGGTGGGCCTTGGCGTGGAGAGCGGCACCGGCAAGAAGGTCGTGGTCGTGGGCGGCGGCAACACCGCCATCGACGCGGCCCGGACCAGCGTGCGCCTGGGCGCGGACGTGACCCTCATGTACCGCCGTACCCGCGACGAGATGCCCGCCAACATGGAAGAGATCATCGGGGCCGAGGAGGAAGGCGTCAAATACCTCTTCCTGGCCGCGCCCACGCGCATCGTCAAGGACGGCGACGGCCGCGTGACCCACATCGAGTACATCAAGATGGAATTGGGTGAGCCGGACCAGTCCGGGCGCCGCCGCCCCATCCCCATCGAGGGCTCCGAGACGCTCATCGAGGCGGACACCGTGTACACGGCCATCGGACAGAAGCCCGAGCTGTCCTGCCTCTACGAGGACGGCGTGTGCCAGTTGGAGGAGACGCGCTGGCGCACCCTAGCCGCCGATCCCGACACCCTGCAGACGGCCATGCCGCACGTCTTCACCGGCGGCGACATGCACACCGGCCCGGCCCTGGTCATCACCGCCCTGGGCGAGGGCCGCAAGGCCGCCCGGTCCATCCACCAGTACCTCAACGGCGAGCCGCCGCACGTGGACGCGCGCACCCAGCGTGACATGATCCCCTACACCATGTTCACCGATGTGCCCAACGTGGGCTACCGGGAGCGGTCCGAGATGCCTCATCTGATAGAGTGCGACGAACGCGCCTGCACCTTCGGCGAGATCGAAGGCGCGCTCAGCGAAGCCCAGGCCAAACGCGAGACGTGCCGCTGCCTGCGTTGCGGGCTGACCTGCTATAACCGCGACATGGTCGACGGCCAGGAGTGCGCCGATGGGGATTGCGTCAAAAATCAGTAA